TTCATATCGGAGACCCCAAAATTATTCAAAGATTAGATGCGTTTAGTGCGCCTCGACTGGTGGAATATTTCGATCCTGACCCTTGTAATTTCTACCCTATGGCTCCAACAACGCGAGGAGGAACTAGAGGAGGAGTTGATTTACAAATGGAAAAACAACCCGAATCCGAATCTAGTTTAGGGGTCACAATTGAAGCTCGTTTTAGTGTCGGCGAATATGATATTTTAATTCTGAGTGCGAAAGAATCCGATGGATTAGAAACCTGGTTAACGCAAAATGGTTATCAAATTCCTGAAGGAGCAAGTGCTTTATTAAAACCCTATATTCAACAGGGATTAAAATTTTTTGTTGCTAAAGTTAATTTAACAAAATTTGATCAAAGTGGGTTTCAAAATCTGCGTCCTTTAATGATGGCTTATGAATCTCCTCGATTTATGTTACCGATTCGTTTAGGGATGATTAATGGGACAGGAGAACAGGATTTAATTGTTTATTTACTTTCTCCTAAAGGTCAAATGGAATTAACCAATTATCGCACGGTTAAAATTCCTTCCGATCAAGAAATTCCTGAATTTGTGAAAGAAGAGTTTCCCGGTTTTTATAAATCCATGTTCACAAAAGCTTATGAACGGGAACAGAAAAAAGTCGCCTTTTTAGAATATGCTTGGAATATGGGCGGATGCGATCCTTGTTCTGCCGATCCTTTAAACCAGGAAGAATTAAAACAAGCGGGGGTATTTTGGTTGGATTCAAACGCTTTTAATTCAACCTTTATTACTCGCTTACATATTCGCTACACCCGGAATACTTTTCCTGAAGATCTAAATTTTCAATCAACAGCCAATCAACAAAATTTTCAAGGTCGATATATTATTAATCGTCCCTATCGGGGTCAAATGCAGTGTTCACAAGCCCAGCAATATCGGCAGTCCGTTCGCCAACGACAGGAACAAGAAGCGCAAAACTTAGCCACATTAACAAACTGGAAAATTGAGGATATTCGTCGTCGAATTAACTGGGTACAATCGACTTCAGATTCTTGGTGGAATCCATTCAAAAATAACAATTAATCTGATTGTCGGGTGCATCAACATCGTACATAAAACTTCTAATATTTAACGGACATTTCCTAATCGGGGTTATAACAATTAACACAACAGGTCAATTTTGTGTCATGCTATTACGCGAAACAAAGCTGATCAAACAGGATTTCAGATCACTGTTGCTGAAATCACTTGAATGTTTAACCTCGAACAAATAACACTATGGGTACTAAGCGAATATACCAAGGTTTACCCTTGTATTGGCATCAAGACACCGTTGAAAATGACTATCGTTGGTTAGAGTCGATTGTTCGTAACACGGCGCCGTTTTCTGATGCTTGGACAAAAGCCCGCATTGTCCAACTCGCTTATTCCATTCCCAAAGGGGTCAAGACTCAAACCCTTTATAATTTGCCTATTTATGGCTCTTATACCTCTGAATTAGCGATCGCAGAAGCATTACGTTCTACCTGTAATTTAGAAGAATACCCCGATTTTGAGACTCAGGTTAATGAAGATTATGTGATTCGTACCTTAAATAGTTGGCATAATAAACAATTTGCTAAAGCCGTCAGTCGCAACTTTGAAGTTTATGTAGATCGTAAATATTCTAATGGTTTTTTAGTTGTAAGTACAGCCCGCACTTCATTAAATATTGATCGAGAATTACCTCCTTTAGAACGATTTCGTCCCCTATTTAATATTGCTGAAATGGGGCAAATGATGCGGAAGGAAAACTTTCGCTATCTAACATTAAGAACTCATGGTTATGCAAATCCGGCTCATAAATTTTATCAAGAATTTATGGCAGAAATCGAGTCTTTATCCGAAAAGGGGCCGATTAATCAGATAGGTACATTAGAAAATCGGAGTGTTTATATTGGTTATACTTGGCCGAGTGAAATGCCCTTAATTCATCCGGGATTATGGAGTGATCTGGGTGATCAAAAAGGCATATCGTTGAAATTTTTATTTATTTTAGCCCTGATCGCTTGGACTGTGGGAACCGGATTTTATATTCTATTAACCTTAATTGGAGTTCCCTTCTTGAATTTATTCGGGATGGAAATGCCTTTATCTCCCCTGTGGTATTGGTTGAATTGGAATCAAATTTCTGATTTATTTGCTCAATGGAATTGGGTCACTCTAACGGTTTTTGCCCTGTGGTTGTTATTAATGCAAATCTTAAGAATTTCTGTTTATCAACGCGATCGCTATCGAGCCATTCATTACGGAGCACCAGATTTAGCAGAATTTTTTTGGAGATTAGATAAGGTTTTGGGTGAAAATCCTTATACCTCTATGCCTTTTTATGAACCTCAAAAAGAAATAGCGATCGCTAATTATTATAGCCAAAATTTCCCCCCGATGAGTGTTAACTTAATTGGTCATAGTATGGGGGCGTTAGTGGTTGTCAATGTGCTCCGAATTCTCTCGGATCGATTTGGTAAAGAAGATCGTCTGGAATATGAAAAAAATAATATGGGGGATTATTTACAATTAAATAAATTAATTTTAACGGCTCCTGATATTCCCTTAGAATTTCTCCGTGAAGGTCGAAATAATTATGTTCGCTCTGCGATTTTACGATGTAATGAAATTTATTTATTTTCCAGTGATAGAGATTTAGTTCTTCGTTATATGTCTATTCTCGGAAACTGGTTTAGTGAACCCAGCGTAGAAATGTCAGGATTGCGGTTAGGAAATATTTATTTAAAACCCGTCAAAAATTCTATTAACTATCAACCCTATATTCGGGTAATGATGAGTTCTCAATCGGCGGTTCAACCCACTTCAGCTTATGATTTATTTGAAAAATTCAACTATATTGATTGTTCAGAAATGCCGGGAGTTAATGCTATTTCTCTCCCTTTAAATATCTGGACAAGCCTGATTATTGACGTGATGAATACTGTATTTTTTATCGCCCAAAAAGTAGATGTTCATGGGGGTTATTACTTCACGAACACCACCAGTTTTGATATTTTAAAACTTTTAATTACTAGAGATGGATTATCTCGCACAGAAACCTTAGCTGAAATTAACCGCCTGATTACAGGGAAATCGGTTTTAGTTTTACCTTCCTATGAACCCATACAAGACAGCAGCGAGGAAGACTTTTACAGTCAATCCTAACAGGAATCTCTGACTGTGATGTGAGAATTCCCCGCTACAATTGCCAGTATTAGGAGGGGAGAATATCAACCTTTAACTGGATGCGAGAACTTAATGCGAGTTTTGTCAGATGTCGATCTGGGTTAAAAACGTGAGGAACAGAATAGTTACGTTTGCGGTGAGCAATCTCCAGAGAAAAATTAGGCATTTCTTGATGACAATAAAGGCAATACCAATACACTCGATTATGCTCAATATGACGTAGCATCGAAGAAGAGCAACAGGGACATTCATTCATGATTATAATTCTCCTATCAAAAAATTGAAAGCACATTGAAATGTTTTTTAAACTTGTATTTTCTCTAGCAATCACCTAAAATAGGCAATTTAATTCTGGGTTAGACTGCTTAAATGAGATGAATTCAAGGAAATAAATAAAGTCAATCAACAGAGTGTTTTAAAACAGAAATTCGGGTTCAAATTTTGTTCTACTGTTTTACATCTGAATCCAAAATTAGATTCAGCAATAAGGCAGAAACAGGTTTGATTTCAAGGTGGAATTGAAGAATTTTAGAGAAATTTGTTATTCAACAAAATCACCTTTTCATAACAATCACGGTTATCCTAGATTTTGGTGACTCATTTATTAATAATTACTACCCAAAATCATCTGATGTTATGCTGTATTGCATCAGATCAAATTCCCAATATCTGAAACTGATTCTAACGATGCCGTTAAAAATTTACACTTATTCTGTGAAATTTTTAACAACATTTGCTATTTTCTTATCTTAATTGATTCATTCTCAATTCCCATCAGTCGCGTATTCAACAAAATTTAATAACCTGCGAGTTTGAGTCCAAAACTAGAGACGAACTATGAAGAAATTTTAAAGCCAAACACAACATTTTAAACTTATCCTTTCCTCACAATGCGACTTCAGCATTAAACTTTCCCTCCCTCGTGTTTTAACTTATATGATAGATTTTCCTAACTTCAGAGGCAAATTACATCTTCCTTTTGGGGGGTCTTATGTAAAATAGAATAGTCTACACCTTCATCATCTGAATCGAAGCATTTTTGAAGTATTGTAACAATTTACTGTTCTAAATCGTTTAGTTTGCTATGTCTAATTCAAACAGGATTTGGCACTTTCAGCATGAACTGAGAGAATGAAAAAATCCTGTTGAGATTTAGATCCATGAGACCTAAAATTAAAGATCAAGTAGCTTGGCAACAAGCTGAACTCCTGATGCAACCCGCTTTGATTCGTCTTTTAGATAACATCCGTAAACAATTAGACGAATCGATTTGGACGGGAACTTACCAGGAAATCCAAGACCCTCTCCCTGGGTATCGGTTAGAATTAGAGCATAATGGTCAACAAGTCAGTGTAGATATTTGGGAATTGTGTTATCAGATCTGTTTTCAAAACTATCGTCCTACCCATGCTCACGAAGAAAGTCTTGAGGTTGAAATTGACATGACCTTAATTGATCAAGAAACGGGGGATGTTGATTGGCAGAACCTCGAAAATAAAACCCGTCAGATTATTGCAGATTTATTTGCCAACTTACCTCTTGAGGCAACCCATTCTTCATGTTAAGTCCCTATACTTATCAATGTTGAAAATTTTTTTAATCTCTTTACTGCCACAATGATTTCAGAATTACAGAATTTACAAGCTTCTACAGGTGCTATTTTTGAACCCTTAAGCACTGGGGAAATTATTCCTATGACTTTTGGCAATGATCCTGAAGCCATCACCGCCACAAAACAGGGTGTTGGTTTGTATGATCGATCTCACTGGGGACTATTGAAACTTTCTGGGGAAGACCGACTGCGATTTTTACATAATCAAAGTACAAATTCTATTCAGACTCTCAAACCCGGAGAAGGTTGTGATACGGTATTTGTAACTTCGACGGCTCGCACCCTTGACCTAGCTACAGCGTTGATCACAGAAGATGCAATTCTGCTGTTAATTTCACCAAACCGTCGTCAGCATTTAATACAATGGCTAGATCGGTATATTTTCCCGATGGATCAAATACAATTGCAGGATATCACCAGCGATTATGCCGTTTTCAGTCTCCTAGGGCCAGATAGTCCTACTATTCTCAACAAGCTGGGTGTAACAGACCTGCAACAGCAACCCTACGGCTGTCATCAATTATTGGAAATTGCAGGTTCAACCCTCCGCATCACTGTTGGCAGTGGGTTAGCAACTCTGGGCTATACTTTGATGATTCCCGCCTCTGACGCCTCCTCTATCTGGCAAGTTTTAACTCAGGTGGGGGCTATTCCATTCGGTGAGGCCGTTTGGCAACATTTACGCATTTGTCAAGGTCGTCCAGTGCCCGATGCTGAATTAACAGAAGATTACAATCCTCTGGAAGCGGGTTTATGGCAAACGCTATCTTTTGATAAGGGTTGTTACATTGGTCAAGAAACCATTACCCGTCTCAATACTTATAAGGGTGTTAAACAACAACTGTGGGGAATTCGTTTGAATGCGCCTGTTTCACCGGGAACCCTAATCTGGAGTGATGAGGTCAAAATCGGAAAATTAACCAGTTATACCAACACCGATGGAGAACATTTTGGCTTAGGTTATATTCGCACAAAAGCGGGTGGAGTGGGTTTAAAGGTCAAAGTCGGTGAAATCGAGGCAGAAGTCGTGGATGTTCCTTTTTTAAGGCATCCACCCCTCTAGGTTTGTGTTGAAGGTGGAGGACATCAATCACTTCTTCCACTTCTTCACCTTTTCACCTTAAAAAACCAAAGCCTCTCTCCGAATAACCAGAAAGAGGCTTTGATTTGTAATAGATTAAAAGAACAGAAAAAAGAAGACTGCATAGAGAATCAGAATAACCAGAAAGAGGCTTTGATTTGTAATAGATAAAAACAACAGAAAAAAGAAGACTGCATAGAGAATCAGAAGAAAATGAGGTCAAGCCCTCGGTCTGTTAGTGTGTCTCGGCTGCATTCATNCCAAAGGAGAATCTCTGTTCGTTTGCGAACTCCTGAACACCAGAACTTTCCCGGGTTTTTTCTTCCCGGTTCTGGTTTCATTTTTGATCCCTTCTGATTCTTCTATGCAGTTTTCAAGGTTCTGGCTGGAACTTTTTCCAGCATTTACTCTTTCTTCTGGGAAAATAGTAGTGCTGATTTGTTCTTAAACTTGGGGTAATAGTGGAGGTAAGCGGACTCGAACCGCTGACATCTGCCTTGCAAAGGCAGCGCTCTACCAACTGAGCTATACCCCCACATTTTTTTAGGTGGGCCATCCTGGACTTGAACCAGGGACCTCACCCTTATCAGGGGTGCGCTCTAACCACCTGAGCTAATAGCCCATTTACCCAACCTAGTTTACGTTTGAAAGTCTCTTTTCCTGTTTTCCTAGCTCCGACCTGGGATGACTTCTGAGGGTGCTAGATTTTGTTGGGATGTTCGCACTCTACTCAGAAGTAGGTCTCCCTGAAAGGAGGTGATCCAGCCACACCTTCCGGTACGGCTACCTTGTTACGACTTCACCCCAGTCATCAGCCCTGCCTTCGGCACCCTCCTCTCCTAAGAGTTAGAGTAATGACTTCGGGCGTGGCTCACTTCCATGGTGTGACGGGCGGTGTGTACAAGGCCCGGGAACGGATTCACCGCAGTATGCTGACCTGCGATTACTAGCGATTCCTCCTTCATGCAGGCGAGTTGCAGCCTGCAATCTGAACTGTGCCAAGGTTTCTGAGATTCGCTCGCCCTCGCGGGTTGGCTGCTCTCTGTCCTTCGCATTGTAGTACGTGTGTCGCCCAGGACGTAAGGGCCATGCTGACTTGACGTCATCCTCACCTTCCTCCGGTTTGTCACCGGCAGTCTCGCTAGAGTTCCCAACTTAATGATGGCAACTAACGACGAGGGTTGCGCTCGTTGCGGGACTTAACCCAACATCTCACGACACGAGCTGACGACAGCCATGCAGCACCTGTCTTCTGGTTCCCTAAGGCACTCTCAACTTTCATCAAGATTCCAGAGATGTCAAGTCCTGGTAAGGTTCTTCGCGTTGCATCGAATTAAACCACATACTCCACCGCTTGTGCGGGCCCCCGTCAATTCCTTTGAGTTTCACACTTGCGTGCGTACTCCCCAGGCGGGAAACTTAACGCGTTTGCTCCGGCACTGCCCGGGTCGATACAGGCAACACCTAGTTTCCATCGTTTACCGCTAGGACTACTGGGGTATCTAATCCCATTCGCTCCCCTAGCTTTCGTCCCTCAGTGTCAGTTATAGCCCAGCAGAGCGCTTTCGCCACCGGTGTTCTTCCTGATCTCTACGCATTTCACCGCTACACCAGGAATTCCCTCTGCCCCTACTATACTCTAGCTCCCCAGTTTCCACTGCCTTTACGAAGTTAAGCCTCGCTCTTTAACAGCAGACTTGAGGGGCTACCTACGGACTCTTTACGCCCAATCATTCCGGATAACGCTTGCATCCTCCGTATTACCGCGGCTGCTGGCACGGAGTTAGCCGATGCTTATTCCTCAGGTACCGTCACTTTCTTCTTCCCTGAGAAAAGGGGTTGACAATCCAAGAACCTTCCTCCCCCACGCGGTCTTGCTCCGTCAGGCTTTCGCCCATTGCGGAAAATTCCCCACTGCTGCCTCCCGTAGGAGTCTGGGCCGTGTCTCAGTCCCAGTGTGGCTGATCATCCTCTCAGACCAGCTACTGATCGTCGCCTTGGTAAGCCTTTACCTTACCAACTAGCTAATCAGACGCAAGCCCCTCTCTAGGCGATAAATCTTTTACCTTTCGGCTCATCCGGGTTTAGCAGTCGTTTCCAACTGTTGTCCCCGTCCTAGAGGCAGGTTCTTACGTGTTACTCACCCGTCCGCCACTAAATCCCGAAGGATTCCGTTCGACTTGCATGTGTTAAGCAGACCGCCAGCGTTCATCCTGAGCCAGGATCAAACTCTCCATTTTGAAGAATCTGTTAGCTCTTCATCTTGACTAGACTTGCTAGTCATGTTATTTTTTGGGAGTCTTCAGTTTTACAACTGATTTCTCTCTTAGTTTTTTGACTAGGATTTCGTTAATTCGACTTTCAAACGTATTCTTTTTTCTAGGTTCGGCTGCGCTCTCGTTTCTTTCGTCTCTCAAGCGCATTTACCAATGTATCTAACCTTCACGGGTTTGTCAACCCCTTTGGGGAAAGTTTTTTTGCTGATTCTTGAAAGACTTGTGCAGCAAGGCATTCAGCTTGTTTGCTAAATGGCTTGCTGGTAATATAGGGACTCTATTCTTTGTTAATGGGGATATTGATCGATTGATTGCGGGGTGGGATTGAGTTTGATCACAAATTAAGAATGGGAGTCGGGAAGCTCAGGGGCTTTAGCCATGGGGGGAGACGACAAAGGGGAATTAATTCTTCTTTGCCATCTAAAGAAAAAAAGTAAGCGCAATTGCAATAGGTTTCTACAGACTTCAGGATTAATCTATTTCTGAATAAAAAGTACAAGGATTAAGAATTTAGTAAAATAGTTCTGGTTTTAGCATTGCTCATGATCAATTAATTGTCTCTGTTTGATCAGCATTGACAAAAGATGGGGTTCAATTATCTATTATTTAATATTCACCTACGGCCAGATAATTTTCAACATATCGCCAATGATCATCGCCGTAGCTGGCTTTTAATAAATTTATCGTTTCATTTCCTAGGACTAAATCTCCTTCATGGGTATAGGAAATTGTATGATCGATCTGAGTTTCTTCATCACCTAAAAGTTGCTTTAGTGTACTGAGAGTGTGGGCGAAACTCGCTAATACATAATGCTCTGTAATCCACTCTTCAGGATCGGGGATGATGGTTGGGGCACGGTTTGGTTTTATCATAGTGATATTAAATGGAAAGGGTTTATAAATTGTGATCTTAAAAATCAGAAATCGATTTCATCAATTTACGGTTGCTCGAAGCCTGATCTAATTCTGACGAAAATTCCAATAAATTTCAGTGATGTTCATCTCGGAAGAATGATGATCAATTGTGTCTTTTTTTGTGATCTGTATCACTGAAAGCCGGAGAGAGAGAATAGTGCTCACTCATCAGCCATCAGTTAACGGTCAATACTTCTGAGCAACGTTGACTGTGCCAAACTTAATTTTAAATCCTATAGAGAGGATCAACAACTATGTTACCTGTAGAACAAGCGGAATCAATTATCTTAAATTTAGTAAAACCTTTGGATGCTGAAACCGATCAAGAAATTGTGGGTTTATTTACAGCATCGGGACGAATATTAGCTCAATCTATAGTTAGTCAATTAGATTTTCCCCACTGGGATAATTCAGCAATGGATGGGTATGCAGTGCGATATGAAGATGTTGTTGATGCTTCAGTAGACTATCCTAAATTATTAGAAATTATTGAAGAAATTCCGGCAGGATATTCCCCTCAATGTACGATTCAAACAGGACAAGCCGCTCGAATTTTTACAGGAGCTTGTATTCCGAATGGTGCTGATACTATTGTGATTCAAGAAGATACAGAACGGCAAGGAAATCAAGTTAAAATTTTATCCGCTCCAAAACCTCATGCTTTTATTCGAGATCAAGGATCATATTACAAAGCCGGGGAACCTCTTCTTCCCCCTGGAATTCCTTTAGATGCGGCAGATATTGCGGTGTTAGCAGCAGCACAGTGTACTCAAGTTCCGGTCTATCGACGTTTGCGAGTGGCATTGTTATCAACGGGGGATGAATTAGTGATGCCTGATGCACCGTTGAAGCGGGGACAGTTGGTAGATTCTAATCAGTATGCTTTGGCAACAATTGTAGCTAATTTAGGGGCGGAGCCG
The sequence above is drawn from the Planktothrix serta PCC 8927 genome and encodes:
- a CDS encoding alpha/beta hydrolase, whose translation is MGTKRIYQGLPLYWHQDTVENDYRWLESIVRNTAPFSDAWTKARIVQLAYSIPKGVKTQTLYNLPIYGSYTSELAIAEALRSTCNLEEYPDFETQVNEDYVIRTLNSWHNKQFAKAVSRNFEVYVDRKYSNGFLVVSTARTSLNIDRELPPLERFRPLFNIAEMGQMMRKENFRYLTLRTHGYANPAHKFYQEFMAEIESLSEKGPINQIGTLENRSVYIGYTWPSEMPLIHPGLWSDLGDQKGISLKFLFILALIAWTVGTGFYILLTLIGVPFLNLFGMEMPLSPLWYWLNWNQISDLFAQWNWVTLTVFALWLLLMQILRISVYQRDRYRAIHYGAPDLAEFFWRLDKVLGENPYTSMPFYEPQKEIAIANYYSQNFPPMSVNLIGHSMGALVVVNVLRILSDRFGKEDRLEYEKNNMGDYLQLNKLILTAPDIPLEFLREGRNNYVRSAILRCNEIYLFSSDRDLVLRYMSILGNWFSEPSVEMSGLRLGNIYLKPVKNSINYQPYIRVMMSSQSAVQPTSAYDLFEKFNYIDCSEMPGVNAISLPLNIWTSLIIDVMNTVFFIAQKVDVHGGYYFTNTTSFDILKLLITRDGLSRTETLAEINRLITGKSVLVLPSYEPIQDSSEEDFYSQS
- the ygfZ gene encoding CAF17-like 4Fe-4S cluster assembly/insertion protein YgfZ, whose product is MISELQNLQASTGAIFEPLSTGEIIPMTFGNDPEAITATKQGVGLYDRSHWGLLKLSGEDRLRFLHNQSTNSIQTLKPGEGCDTVFVTSTARTLDLATALITEDAILLLISPNRRQHLIQWLDRYIFPMDQIQLQDITSDYAVFSLLGPDSPTILNKLGVTDLQQQPYGCHQLLEIAGSTLRITVGSGLATLGYTLMIPASDASSIWQVLTQVGAIPFGEAVWQHLRICQGRPVPDAELTEDYNPLEAGLWQTLSFDKGCYIGQETITRLNTYKGVKQQLWGIRLNAPVSPGTLIWSDEVKIGKLTSYTNTDGEHFGLGYIRTKAGGVGLKVKVGEIEAEVVDVPFLRHPPL
- a CDS encoding DUF2330 domain-containing protein; the protein is MKALNWIISVLVILLVIVGFASPALAFCGFYVSQADASLYNQASQVIIARDGNRTILTMANDYQGSVKDFALVVPVPVILKPEQVHIGDPKIIQRLDAFSAPRLVEYFDPDPCNFYPMAPTTRGGTRGGVDLQMEKQPESESSLGVTIEARFSVGEYDILILSAKESDGLETWLTQNGYQIPEGASALLKPYIQQGLKFFVAKVNLTKFDQSGFQNLRPLMMAYESPRFMLPIRLGMINGTGEQDLIVYLLSPKGQMELTNYRTVKIPSDQEIPEFVKEEFPGFYKSMFTKAYEREQKKVAFLEYAWNMGGCDPCSADPLNQEELKQAGVFWLDSNAFNSTFITRLHIRYTRNTFPEDLNFQSTANQQNFQGRYIINRPYRGQMQCSQAQQYRQSVRQRQEQEAQNLATLTNWKIEDIRRRINWVQSTSDSWWNPFKNNN
- a CDS encoding molybdopterin molybdotransferase MoeA, whose amino-acid sequence is MLPVEQAESIILNLVKPLDAETDQEIVGLFTASGRILAQSIVSQLDFPHWDNSAMDGYAVRYEDVVDASVDYPKLLEIIEEIPAGYSPQCTIQTGQAARIFTGACIPNGADTIVIQEDTERQGNQVKILSAPKPHAFIRDQGSYYKAGEPLLPPGIPLDAADIAVLAAAQCTQVPVYRRLRVALLSTGDELVMPDAPLKRGQLVDSNQYALATIVANLGAEPIGFGVIQDQPEMLRNAITQAIENADIVLSTGGVSVGDYDYVEEILTELGGIIHIQAVAIKPGKPLTVATFPNCLYFGLPGNPVSALVTCWRFVQPAIKKQSGLLSRFWGPEFVKARSRQDLKGGGKRETYLSGQLCLVNGEYEFQLAPGSQISGNLINLAQTTGLAVLPIGQSQINAGDIVQVLKIR